From the genome of Gracilinanus agilis isolate LMUSP501 chromosome 2, AgileGrace, whole genome shotgun sequence, one region includes:
- the LOC123236673 gene encoding LOW QUALITY PROTEIN: polyadenylate-binding protein 1-like (The sequence of the model RefSeq protein was modified relative to this genomic sequence to represent the inferred CDS: inserted 3 bases in 2 codons), which yields KMNGMLLNDRKVFVGQFKSRKEREAELGGRAKEFTNVYIKNFGEDMDDERLKELFGKFGPALSVKVMADESGKSKGFGFVSFERHEDAQKAVDEMNGKELNGKQIYVGQAQKKLERQTELKRKFEQMKQDRIISYQGVNLYVKNLDDGIDDERLRKEFSPFGTITXAKVMMEGGLSKGFGFVCFSSPEEATKAVTEMNGRIVATKPLYVALAQCKEERQAHLTSQYMQRMASVRAVPNAVINPYQPPSGHFMAAIPQTQNRAAYYPASQIAQLRPSPRWTAQGARPHPFQNMPGAIRPAAPRLPFSTMRPASSQVPRVMSTQYVANRSTQTMGPRPAAAAAAATPAVRTVPQYKXAAGVRNPQQHLNAQPQVTMQQPAVHVRRQEPLTASMLASAPPQEPKQMLGERLFPLIQAMHPTRAGKITGMLLEMDNSELLHMLESPESLCSKVDEAVAVLQAHQAKAAAQKAVNSATGVPTV from the exons aaaatgaatggaatgcTTCTTAATGATCGTAAAGTCTTTGTTGGTCAATTTAAATCCCgtaaagaaagagaagcagaacTTGGAGGTAGAGCAAAAGAATTCACCAATGTTTACATAAAAAATTTTGGTGAGGACATGGATGATGAAAGACTTAAGGAGCTCTTTGGCAAGTTTGGACCTGCTTTAAGTGTAAAAGTAATGGCTGATGAAAGTGGAAAATCCAAAGGCTTTGGCTTTGTGAGCTTTGAAAGACATGAAGATGCACAAAAAGCTGTAGATGAGATGAATGGAAAAGAACTGAATGGAAAACAAATTTATGTTGGCCAAGCTCAGAAAAAACTAGAACGACAGACGGAACTTAAGCGCAAATTTGAACAAATGAAGCAGGATAGGATCATCAGCTACCAGGGTGTGAACTTGTATGTGAAAAATCTTGATGATGGTATTGATGATGAGCGTCTTCGAAAAGAATTCTCACCATTTGGTACAATTAC AGCAAAGGTGATGATGGAAGGTGGCCTCAGCAAAGGGTTTGGGTTTGTATGTTTCTCTTCACCAGAGGAAGCCACCAAAGCAGTCACAGAAATGAATGGCAGGATTGTTGCCACTAAGCCATTGTATGTTGCTTTAGCCCAATGCAAAGAGGAACGGCAGGCTCACCTCACAAGCCAGTATATGCAGAGAATGGCAAGTGTCAGAGCTGTGCCCAACGCTGTAATCAACCCCTATCAGCCTCCTTCAGGTCACTTCATGGCAGCTATTCCTCAGACTCAGAACCGTGCTGCATACTATCCTGCTAGCCAAATTGCTCAACTCAGACCAAGTCCTCGCTGGACTGCTCAGGGTGCCAGACCTCATCCATTCCAGAACATGCCCGGTGCTATCCGCCCAGCAGCTCCTAGGCTGCCATTTAGTACAATGAGACCAGCTTCTTCACAGGTTCCACGAGTCATGTCAACACAGTATGTTGCAAACAGATCAACTCAGACGATGGGTCCACGtcccgctgctgctgctgccgcagCTACTCCTGCTGTCCGCACAGTTCCACAGTATA TAGCTGCGGGTGTTCGCAATCCTCAACAGCATCTTAATGCACAACCACAGGTTACCATGCAGCAGCCTGCTGTTCATGTGCGACGTCAGGAACCTTTAACTGCTTCCATGTTGGCATCCGCCCCTCCTCAAGAGCCAAAGCAGATGTTGGGTGAACGGCTGTTTCCACTCATTCAGGCCATGCACCCCACTCGGGCTGGTAAAATCACTGGCATGTTGCTAGAAATGGACAACTCTGAGCTTCTTCATATGCTTGAGTCTCCCGAGTCTCTCTGTTCTAAGGTTGATGAAGCTGTAGCTGTACTTCAAGCTCACCAAGCTAAAGCAGCTGCCCAGAAAGCAGTTAACAGTGCCACTGGCGTTCCAACTGTTTAA